A segment of the Nitrospirota bacterium genome:
AACCAGCCTGGTGAGCGCCTCGTCGCAATTCGGACTGAACGGAACGGTGACGATCCAAAGTCCCACGTCTAATTTGAGCGGTAGCCTAGGGGTCTTGTCTTCGAAGACAGGCCAAGCCCAGGGCCTCGTGACGCAGCGCTGCGCGGCCTTGGCCAACGGACAGGCCAGCAGTTTCGTCGTCGCAGGGCGCGAGCAGTTGCCGGCCGACCCTGGGGGCTGGCTGACGAGTCCGCTGGCATTCGCCGGACTCGAGCCTGACCGGTTCTACAATGATGCCGTGGCCTCCGCACCAATGGCATTGACCATCCAGGATACTGAGATGGTCTCGCTCCGCCGAATCACTCCGCCCGGCTTCTTGCTTGCACACTTTGCCGAGAGCGAGGCAACCGGGTGCCGCTCATAGACCCGCACATCGCTCGATGCGTGACCGGGCTGGTATCCCGTCGAGCGGCGGGGTGGCTCATATGCGTTGGAGGCGCCATGCTAACGCTGCTGGTAGCAGCTTCATCGTATGCGCAACAGGCGCTCCCTCCGATCTTCGATCCGACTGGCCGATCAGGCGAGCCGCCTGCGCCGCTGAAGAAAGAGTTTACACCACCCCCCTCCGGCCCCCAGCCGGCCCTCCCGATCGTGCCAAGCCCTCCAGCGCGAGATGGAAAAAGTCCGCTGGGCCAGATCAGGGTCTTTGTCAGCTATATTCATGTGATCGGCAATACGGTCTTCACCGATGAGGAGCTGGCCGAAGTCACCGCTCCCTACAAGAACCGGGTGCTGACGACAGAGGATCTCGAACGCCTCCGTCTCGCATTGACCCTCCTCTATGTGAATCGAGGCTACATCACCTCCGGCGCAATCATCCCCGATCAAGATGTCACGTTCGGCGTGATCACCGTCCAGCTCATCGAAGGCACCTTGTCCCGGATCGACATCGAAGGCCACGATTGGTTCCGCGCCGGGTATCTCCGCGACCGCGTCGAGCGAGGCGCACAGACGCCGCTCCGGCTTGAGCCATTACAAGAACGGTTGCAGTTGCTGCAGCAGGATCCCCGCATCGAACAGATCAATGCCGAACTCCGTCCAGGCGATAAACGCGGCGACAGCCTCTTGCACGTGAAAGTGAAAGAGGCCAGTCCCTGGAAGGCCTGGCTGGACTTCAATAACTACCAAACTCCCGTGGTCGGCGCTGAGCGCGGCCTTGCGACGATTGCCCACCAGAACGTCACCGGCAACGGCGATGTCTTCAGCTTCACCTACGGCAAGTCGCGAGGGGTGAATCCTATCATCGATACCTCCTATGCGCTCCCGTTGAACCGATACGACACCACCTTCATCGCCTCCTACCGGCGAAACGATTTCCTCGTCGTGGACAATGCCTTTCGCTTTCTCGACTTGAATGCGGAAGCGGAAATCATCGGCCTGACCATCCGTCAACCGATCTATCGGACCGTCTCCGACGAATTCGCGATCGCAATCACCGGCGAACACCTCTACAACAAGATCACCTCGATCTTCGACGATATCCCAGATCAGCCGCTGCTCTTCATCCCCGGCTCCTCGAACACAGGGGTGAACACGGTGAGTGCGCTTCGCTTCACGCAGGAATATACGCATCGCACGTCGACCTCGGTGATTGCCGCCCGCTCTCGTTTCAGCCTGGGCATCGACGTCCTCGGCGCCACGATCAACGGTGGCCCCACACCCGACGGCCAATTCTTCTCATGGTTGGGACAGGTCCAGGCGGTCCGGCGATTGGACGATTGGTGGGGCATGCAGCTCCTGGGACAGATGAGCCTCCAACTCGCGAACGATCGGCTCTTTCCGCTTGAGCAGGTTCCTGTCGGGGGGCGATTCAGCGTGCGCGGGTATCGTGAGAACACCCTGATCCGCGACAACGCCTTTCTTGCCTCGGTCGAATCGCGATTTCCCCTGATGCATTACGGCACAGGAGAACCGCTCTTGCAGTTCGCGCAATTCGTGGATCTCGGACGGGCCTGGAATGCCAAAGGCACGACGCCGGATCCTCAAACATTGGCGAGCGTGGGGCTCGGCCTGCGGTGGAACATCCTGCCGCGCGATCGCGCGCGCTTTGAACTCTACTGGGGTGTGCCGCTGAATCATGTTCCTCACCCGCCGGGGAACTTGCAAGACCACGGCATTCATCTGCAATTCGTCGTGCAGGTTCTGTAACCATGAGGCTCGCCATGCCAGGCCCTGCGCACCGGTCCCTCTCCCCGACAAGGCTCCGCGTCTGTCTGTTGCTCTGCCTGGCTCTCCTGATCCCTACGATCACGACTCCGGCCTCCGCGCCGATCTCGCCTGCCGATGAGGCCATGACACAAGGCACGCAGGCCTTTCAGCGTGGCGCCTATGAAGACGCGCTACGCCAATGGAAAGAGGCTGCGCGGCAGTACGAACGTCAGGGCCAGGCCCATCAACAGAGCCAGGCCTTCGTGGCAGCATCTCGGGCGGCAGAATCCCTCGGCCAGACCAGGCAAGCCCTCCAACTCCTCGAACTCGCCTCGACCCTTGCGCAGAAGGAACCGGATATCTCCTGGCGCGCGACGGTGTTGGCGCAATTGGGACATAGTTATTTGACCGCACGGCAGCTGGATGCCGCCTCGACACATTTGATCCAGGCCCATGCCCTCACCAGAGACCTGTCAGCGCCGGCGCTAAAGGCGTCTCTCCTGAACGATCTCGGCATCCTCCATGCCCTTCAGCATCGTCCTGAGGAGGCCCTCGCCGCCTTTACGGAGACTACCAAGCTGGCCAAGCAGGCAGGGCTGCCCCTCGTCTCACTGCATGCCAGGCTGAATGCGGCACGCACACAACTCCAGCTCGAACAACCAACGAACAGCCGTCTGCAGATCGATCAAGCCCTTGAACAGGTCGATGCCTTGCCGCCTTCCCGCGACAAGGCCATCGCGTTCATGAATATCGGTCTTCTGTATCGTCGCCTGCTCCCTTCCCTCCCAGAGATCCGCACCCCGCTCCTCCTCCGGGCGGCAGGGGCGCTGCAGGAAGCGGCAAGTTTGGCCGAACAGCTGGGCGATGCGCGGATCCTGTCGTTTGCCCTCGGGCACCTCGGCCATCTGTATGAGTTGGAACAGCGGTTGGACGAAGCCCTCTCATTCACGAGGCGCGCAATCTTTTCCGCCCAATCGGTCGATGCACCGGAGTCGTTGTATCGCTGGCAATGGCAACTGGGGCGGCAGCTGGCTACCACGGGACAACTCGACGAGGCGATCGCCGCCTATCGGCAGGCCACCGACACCTTGCACCCGATTCGCCAAGCCGTCGCCGGAGCTGCGGCAGATGCCTCCTGGTCGGATGAAAATCCGATACGGCCATTGTTTTTTGAGCTGGCAGATCTGCTGCTCCAGCGGGCCTCGCTGACCGAAGCCCAGCCTGCTGCTACAGAGGATCTCTTAGCGGCCCGCGATGCGATCGAGGCCCACAAGGCCGCCGAGTTGCGAGACTACTTCAAGGACGAATGCGTCGATGCGCTGCAGGCCAAACTCACAAAGTTCGACCGCCTGGCGGCGAACACGGCCGTCATCTATCCCATTCTGTTCCCGACCAGACTGGAACTGCTGGTGAGCCTGCCCACAGGCCTCACCAGATTTGCCGTGCCGGTCGGGGCGGACATGCTCACGAAAGAGATCCGCCTCTTCCGCCGCACCGTCGAAAAACGCACGACGCGGGAATATCTTGCGCATGCCCAACAGCTCTACGACTGGCTGATTCGCCCGCTTGAGCCGGCATTGGCCCAACAACACATCGCCACCCTGGTCTTTGTCCCGGATAGCGCGCTCCGGACAATTCCCATGGCCGCCCTGCACGACGGCACCACATTTCTCATCAACAAATTTGCGGTGGCCATGACGCCGGGACTCAACCTGACCGACCCCCGCCCGATCGATCGCGAGCGGGTGAAGCTGCTTTCGAGCGGTCTCACGGCGTCGGTGCAGGGATTTCCTGCCTTGCCCTACGTCGCGGGAGAAATGAGCACGATTCATGACCTCTACCGTGGCGACCAATTACTCAATCGTGACTTCCTCACCAGCAGACTGGAACACGAATTGCGAGATGGGCAGTATGGGATTCTTCATATCGCCACCCATGGACAGTTCTCCACCGATGCGAATCAGTCCTTCCTGCTCACCTTCGATGGGAAACTGACCATAAACCAACTGGATCGGCTCATCGGTCTATTCAGGTTTCGTCGAGAGCCGTTCGAACTGTTGACCCTCAGCGCCTGTCAAACGGGGATAGGAGACGATCGTGCGGCCTTGGGTCTCGCAGGTGTCGCGATCAAGGCCGGCGCCCGCAGCGCGTTGGCGACGCTGTGGTTCATCAACGATGAGGCTTCGTCCGAGCTGGTCACTGAGTTTTACAAGCAATTGCGCAACCCCACCCTGTCAAAGGCACAAGCATTGCAACTCGCACAGCAAAGGCTCTTGGCAGATCGGGTCTATGAGCACCCGGCCTACTGGTCGGCGTTCCTCTTGCTCAATAACTGGCTGTGATTCACATGAGAGACATGGTAGAGTTCCGCCGAAGGCAGAGAGCTGTATGTTAGATGGGGGTCTCGTATGAGAACATCCGCTATCATAAGCAATGTGCTGGCCATCGTCCTCAGTTCGATCGCGTCAAGTGCAAGCGGAGGTGCCTGGCCTTTCGCCGACTCACTCCTCACCGCTCAAGCCGCCACAACCGATGAACCGCCGTTGCCGATCTATACCCCTCCGAGCGAGACCATGCCTCGAGCGCGAGTCGGCGGGAGCTTGCGAGGGACGGACGGGAAGGATCCTGAGATCGTGGCCCTCGTGCCCGACCATGTCGGCTTGACGGTGAAACAATCCCCTTCCTTAAACTGGTTCCTTTCGAAGCCGACAACCCTGCCCATACGATTCACGCTCATCGACGCCAGATCGGTCAAACCATTGTATGAAGGCCCGATTCCCACACCGGGTCAGGCGGGGGTCCAATCACTGAATCTCAAGGATCTCGGATTGGTGCTCGAACCGGACGTGCAATATCGCTGGTATATCTCCGTCATTCGCAATTCGAACTCCCCGTCGCAGGATATCGTCGCCGGCGGGATCATCGAGCGCTGTGAATTCAGCGCCTGCCTGGTGGAAACGGCCGTCGACCTCACCTGTGACCGGCAAAGCGTCCTGCGGAATGCCGTGCGAGGCTTCTGGTACGACGCCATGTCCTGCCTCTGTGAGATGATCGACGCAAGTCCCTCAGACCAGATCCTCCGGAGGCAACGTGCCGCGCTACTCAAACAGATCGGTCTCCATGAGGTGGCAGACTGGGATCTTCGTTCAGCTCAAGCCCCCATCCGCTAGCCCCATCCTCATCACCCCGATATTTGGTTTCTCTCGTAGGTGTGGTTGAACCAGATCGACCACTATCCGTCTCTTCGATCCGGTCAATCCAATTGGATTCAGCACAGAATCCTTTTCGATTCAGTCAAACCATTCATTCCTTCTCCAACAACCGCACAAGATCCATTTCTCGGGTAAAACCATCAACAGTGATAGGAAATCTGCTCCACCCGTTCAGGCACATAGCTTGCTGGATAGGCATTGAACCAACGGCAATTCCAGCAATGAAGGGAGGCGCAACGATGACACCGGAGATCATTGTGTGGGCGCTCCTTGCCGGATTGGTCAGCCTCATCTGGGTCATCGCAGTGGGTATCCTTCGCGCCGACCATCACTCCCAGGACAACCAACAAACAGATGCTCAACCGGAGCATCGCAATGGAATGACGCTGCATGAACAGACCTCCCAACAACCAAAAGCCGCAGCCTAATGCAGGAACCCCTCATGCTGACTCTCCCTCTAATGGCATGAAACCAGCTCGACTATCCGTCACTCCTTCTCCTCTCAATGGAATCCACCAATCGCTCAGACCCACTCCCCATTCGGAGAAGCAGCGAGTCACCATCTCCATTCCCACCCCCCTCATTGAGCGTCTCAGAAATGCGGTGTATTGGACAGGACATAGCCCTCTTGTGGCCCTCGTGGCTCAGGCCATCGAAGACATTGTGGCCCAGATGGAGGAAGTGAATGGAGGAGCCTTTCCCCAACGTGTTGCCCCTCTGAAAGTAGGACGGCGACAAGGACAACGCTCCCCTCTCCGCCACGCCACGGACCACAGGTCCACATCGGCATTCCCTGACAGGTCGGAGTGATGAATCGAACCGGCTTGAGGACGCGATGAAGATAGACGAGCATGTCGAGAGCTCGAACCGAGGCACAACCACCACACTCACGCAGGATGCGCAATGGTTGAAGCATTGGGACCTGGACGACAGGCATGGAGGGCAGTTATCGCGATCGTATTTTGTTTATACTGGACAGAACGCGCAACCGCGCGATGACTCCGACCACTCGAACCGCTATGGTCACTGAGGCCTCAATGGTCACTGGAGCAAGTCACCATTCCGTGCTCGTCGTGGAAGATAACCAGGATCTCGTGATCGGGCTGCGGGATCTCTTGCTCCACGATGGCTACGACGTCACCGTCGCCGGCACCGTCGCCGGTGCCATTGAACTCGTTCGCACCCATCGTTTCAATGCCATCCTCCTGGACTTAGGCCTGCCGGACGGCGATGGGATCGAGGTCCTCAAAGAAACGCAACGACTGGACCCCTCTCTCCCTGTCGTGATCGTGACCGCCCATATCTCGCCGGACCGCACCGTGGGATCCCTGACAGAGGGGGCGTTCGCCTATCTGACAAAGCCCTATCATCGAGAAGAGCTCAGACAAACATTGCAGCGTGCGATCGGAGTCAAGGAACTCCGCGTACAGGCCGAGCTGGCGGCACATCTGCTCCACGAAAGCGAATCCCGTTTCCGTTCGCTGGTCGAGTCGGCCACCGATGCGATCGTGGTCGCCGATAGTTGCGGACATATCCTCTCCTGGAATCGTTCTGCGGCGGCGCTCTTCGGCTATTCCAGCAACGACGCGATCGGCAAACCCCTGACCCTCCTCATGCCGGAACGGTACCGTTCCGCTCACGAACAGGGTCTCGCTCGCATGGAATCCACGGGAACGAGCCGCGTAATCGGGTCCGTCGTGGAATTGCACGGACTGAGGAAGAATGGCGCCGAATTCCCCATCGAGCTCTCCCTGGCGACCTGGAACACGACGGCCGGAAAATTCTACAGTGGCATCATTCGGGATATTTCTTCGCGAAAGACGACCGAGGACGCACTGCGCCGGAGCGATCAAATTCTACGAGAAGTGGCGAACAACACCACCGCCGTGATCTACGTCAAATACTCGGACGGCCGGTATCTCATGGTCAATCGCCGGTTTGAGAAGATCTTCAACCTGACCACCGAGCAGATCGTCGGCCATACCGATCACGAGATCTTCCCCTCACACATTGCGGACAAGTTTCGCACCAACGATCTCGTCGTGCTGGAGCAGAGACGCACGGTCGAGTATGAAGAAGAGGCGCCACATTCGGATGGAGCGCACACCTATCTCTCCATCAAATTCCCGCTGTGCGATCACAACGGCACAGTCTACGCGGTCTGCGGTATCTCGACCGACATTACCGAGCGCAAACAGATCGAAACCGCCCTCCGCACCCGTGAAGAGCAACTCCGCCTGGCCCTGATCTCGACAGAAGTGGGCGGCTGGTCCTGGGACTGCCACACCGGACGAATCTATTGGTCGAAACAAGTCGACGACATGCTTGGCATCTCAGAGGTCTTACGACCGCATAGCCAGGAGGAGTGGTTTGCGCTGATGTACCAGGATGATCGGCAGACAGCCGCCCACGCGATGCGTCGCGCCATGGAACAGCCCGGCATAGAGGCGCTGTTTGAGCATCGAATCATGCGAAAGGACGGCAGCCTCCGGTGGTTCGTCTGGACCGGTCAAATCATTCGAGACCGTAAGGGGAACGCCGTGCATATGTTAGGGATGGTCCGTACCAGGATGCCCGAGCAGGATCATGAAAATATCCGCTGAAAGAAATCTCAACACATGGCGCTTCTCAGCCACCTGGGCAGTAGCGAGACTCGTCTTATTACTCAGCCTCTCTGCCCTGTTCATATCCGAATCCATCGCCGCAGACATCGCCATTCTGCAGTCATCCGACATCGCCGCCTACCGAGAAGCCGTGACCGCCTTGAAGGCCACGGGCCCGATTGGTGCGATCTATACCGAATACGATGTGCAGGGCGACCTGGAGCTTGGGAAAAAACTTGCGCGCAAACTGCGGGCCTCCAACGCCTCACTAGTCGTCGCCGTGGGACTCAAGGCCGCAGTAGCGGCCAAGCTGGAAATTCCGGATATCCCGATTGTCTATATGATGATCCTCAACCCGTTAGGGCATCAACTCACCGCCGCAAACATGACTGGCACACTCCTCGAGATTCCCGCCGATCGCCAGCTGAAGATCATACGAACTTTTCTGCCGACCCTTCGCAAGCTGGGGACGCTGTACAATCCCGCCAAATCCTCCTTACAGGTGAAGGAGGCCATGAGGCAAGCCACCCTCTTAGACTTTCAGTTGAAGGGGTTTCCCGTGGAGAGTGAAAAGGACGTCCCCCAGCAATTGCGTACCTTGCTTGGGGATATCGATGCCCTCTGGCTCATGCCGGATTCCACGGTGCTCACGAACGAGTCCGTCCGATTCATCCTTGAATCCTCGCTCGCGAATCAGACGCCCGTCATCGGATTCTCGCCGGAGTTCACACGTCTGGGAGCACTACTTAGCCTATCCGTCAACTATGGGGATGTCGGCCGGGAGACGAGCCTGCTCGTGAAGCGCATTCTCAACGGAGAACGGTTGCTGCCGCTGCACCCCGTGCCGATCGAACGAGTCAAGATCACCGTCAATCTCAAGACCGCACGATTCCTGGGCATCACGTTTTCGAAGGAGCTGACGAGTCTCATCGATGAAACGTATTAATGGGGGCTGGAAATTGAATCCTTCTCGCCTACCTGAGGAACCCATGGATCCCGAGCTAATGCCCGTGGGCCGATTCCTCGGCCTGCGCACAAAGTTCGTTCTATTTTTCAGCCTCATTCTTATCATGGCCTGCTCCACCCTGAGCTGGTACTACGTCGAAGAACGGCGCGAGGCGATGACCGGCAACCTTCAGCAGTTGGGCACGATCCTCCTGACGAACGTGGTGCGCAACGAACATTTCCGCTATGCGGGCCTCGTCGCGGAAGATCGCGCCACACTCCAACAATTCATCGATGGCCTCATGGCGGTCCAGGATGTGGTGTATGTGGTCATCACCGGCCAGGACGGCACGGTGCTCGCCCAGAACACGAAGGGAGCACGCCACTCTTCCGGCAGTCTGGTGCGCTCCATCGATCGTCCGTTGTACCCGACCCCTCAGATTGCAAAAGACCTCTTCCGCCCGTCACGCACCAGTCCCCAGATGACGCGACTCGCCATCTCAAACGCACTCGGCAACCGGTTTGCCTGGGAAGAAGTCGTCTACGATTTGGCTCTGCCGGTGCTGCGCTCGGTAAGAAGCGTCAGCCCGCTGCAGCCCTTGTCTCTCCATCTGGATGAAACACTTTCGCTCGCATCCCCGATCGAGCCGGCCCTCGTGTCCGGAGTCGTGCAAATAGGATTGACCGATGCGCACCTGAAACACGAGCTCGCGACGATGATCAGAAACATTTTTCTCCTCACGGCCCTCATCATCGCCGCAGGCATGTTGGGCGCCCACCTCCTCACCCTCCGCATCACGAAACCGTTGAGGCAACTGGCCGACGTGGCGAGACAAGTCGCTGAGGGCCAGTCGCCCATGCCTCTCGCCCCCTCCACGCGCGACGAAGTCGGACAGCTGACAAGTATGTTTAACCTCATGACCCGTTCGTTAGAGGAACGAAGGCTCTCCATCACCGGGAACCTCGCCACCATCAAACACCAGGTCGGCCAATTGACCACGTTGCATGAAGCGAGTGCGGCCATCGCGAGGACGCTGGACCTGAACCTGCTCCTCAACACCGTCCTGCAGCTCCTGATCGAGAACCTGGGTTTTACACGCATGCTCTTGATGCTGCGCAATCCCGAACGAAACACGGCTTATGTGGCCCAGGTCGCGGGAGTCCCGCCGGACATCGCGGAGGCAGCCCGTGAACTCGACCTGCCGATCCAGAGCGACGGCAGCCTCCAAGCCGACCTGCTGGTTGACGGCACACCCCTGCTCATCCTAAATCTGAATGACGTAACGGACCGCATGCACATGCCGATACTGGAATTGGCTCGCCGCATCGGAGTGAATTCGTTCGTGGCCGTACCGCTCCAGAGCCACAATCAGATACTCGGATATCTGGCCGCCGACCGGGGCGCACAGCCCTGCACGGACGAGGAT
Coding sequences within it:
- a CDS encoding ShlB/FhaC/HecB family hemolysin secretion/activation protein, encoding MLTLLVAASSYAQQALPPIFDPTGRSGEPPAPLKKEFTPPPSGPQPALPIVPSPPARDGKSPLGQIRVFVSYIHVIGNTVFTDEELAEVTAPYKNRVLTTEDLERLRLALTLLYVNRGYITSGAIIPDQDVTFGVITVQLIEGTLSRIDIEGHDWFRAGYLRDRVERGAQTPLRLEPLQERLQLLQQDPRIEQINAELRPGDKRGDSLLHVKVKEASPWKAWLDFNNYQTPVVGAERGLATIAHQNVTGNGDVFSFTYGKSRGVNPIIDTSYALPLNRYDTTFIASYRRNDFLVVDNAFRFLDLNAEAEIIGLTIRQPIYRTVSDEFAIAITGEHLYNKITSIFDDIPDQPLLFIPGSSNTGVNTVSALRFTQEYTHRTSTSVIAARSRFSLGIDVLGATINGGPTPDGQFFSWLGQVQAVRRLDDWWGMQLLGQMSLQLANDRLFPLEQVPVGGRFSVRGYRENTLIRDNAFLASVESRFPLMHYGTGEPLLQFAQFVDLGRAWNAKGTTPDPQTLASVGLGLRWNILPRDRARFELYWGVPLNHVPHPPGNLQDHGIHLQFVVQVL
- a CDS encoding CHAT domain-containing protein, with protein sequence MPGPAHRSLSPTRLRVCLLLCLALLIPTITTPASAPISPADEAMTQGTQAFQRGAYEDALRQWKEAARQYERQGQAHQQSQAFVAASRAAESLGQTRQALQLLELASTLAQKEPDISWRATVLAQLGHSYLTARQLDAASTHLIQAHALTRDLSAPALKASLLNDLGILHALQHRPEEALAAFTETTKLAKQAGLPLVSLHARLNAARTQLQLEQPTNSRLQIDQALEQVDALPPSRDKAIAFMNIGLLYRRLLPSLPEIRTPLLLRAAGALQEAASLAEQLGDARILSFALGHLGHLYELEQRLDEALSFTRRAIFSAQSVDAPESLYRWQWQLGRQLATTGQLDEAIAAYRQATDTLHPIRQAVAGAAADASWSDENPIRPLFFELADLLLQRASLTEAQPAATEDLLAARDAIEAHKAAELRDYFKDECVDALQAKLTKFDRLAANTAVIYPILFPTRLELLVSLPTGLTRFAVPVGADMLTKEIRLFRRTVEKRTTREYLAHAQQLYDWLIRPLEPALAQQHIATLVFVPDSALRTIPMAALHDGTTFLINKFAVAMTPGLNLTDPRPIDRERVKLLSSGLTASVQGFPALPYVAGEMSTIHDLYRGDQLLNRDFLTSRLEHELRDGQYGILHIATHGQFSTDANQSFLLTFDGKLTINQLDRLIGLFRFRREPFELLTLSACQTGIGDDRAALGLAGVAIKAGARSALATLWFINDEASSELVTEFYKQLRNPTLSKAQALQLAQQRLLADRVYEHPAYWSAFLLLNNWL
- a CDS encoding DUF928 domain-containing protein → MRTSAIISNVLAIVLSSIASSASGGAWPFADSLLTAQAATTDEPPLPIYTPPSETMPRARVGGSLRGTDGKDPEIVALVPDHVGLTVKQSPSLNWFLSKPTTLPIRFTLIDARSVKPLYEGPIPTPGQAGVQSLNLKDLGLVLEPDVQYRWYISVIRNSNSPSQDIVAGGIIERCEFSACLVETAVDLTCDRQSVLRNAVRGFWYDAMSCLCEMIDASPSDQILRRQRAALLKQIGLHEVADWDLRSAQAPIR
- a CDS encoding PAS domain S-box protein, whose translation is MVTGASHHSVLVVEDNQDLVIGLRDLLLHDGYDVTVAGTVAGAIELVRTHRFNAILLDLGLPDGDGIEVLKETQRLDPSLPVVIVTAHISPDRTVGSLTEGAFAYLTKPYHREELRQTLQRAIGVKELRVQAELAAHLLHESESRFRSLVESATDAIVVADSCGHILSWNRSAAALFGYSSNDAIGKPLTLLMPERYRSAHEQGLARMESTGTSRVIGSVVELHGLRKNGAEFPIELSLATWNTTAGKFYSGIIRDISSRKTTEDALRRSDQILREVANNTTAVIYVKYSDGRYLMVNRRFEKIFNLTTEQIVGHTDHEIFPSHIADKFRTNDLVVLEQRRTVEYEEEAPHSDGAHTYLSIKFPLCDHNGTVYAVCGISTDITERKQIETALRTREEQLRLALISTEVGGWSWDCHTGRIYWSKQVDDMLGISEVLRPHSQEEWFALMYQDDRQTAAHAMRRAMEQPGIEALFEHRIMRKDGSLRWFVWTGQIIRDRKGNAVHMLGMVRTRMPEQDHENIR
- a CDS encoding ABC transporter substrate-binding protein, producing the protein MKISAERNLNTWRFSATWAVARLVLLLSLSALFISESIAADIAILQSSDIAAYREAVTALKATGPIGAIYTEYDVQGDLELGKKLARKLRASNASLVVAVGLKAAVAAKLEIPDIPIVYMMILNPLGHQLTAANMTGTLLEIPADRQLKIIRTFLPTLRKLGTLYNPAKSSLQVKEAMRQATLLDFQLKGFPVESEKDVPQQLRTLLGDIDALWLMPDSTVLTNESVRFILESSLANQTPVIGFSPEFTRLGALLSLSVNYGDVGRETSLLVKRILNGERLLPLHPVPIERVKITVNLKTARFLGITFSKELTSLIDETY
- a CDS encoding ATP-binding protein, which produces MDPELMPVGRFLGLRTKFVLFFSLILIMACSTLSWYYVEERREAMTGNLQQLGTILLTNVVRNEHFRYAGLVAEDRATLQQFIDGLMAVQDVVYVVITGQDGTVLAQNTKGARHSSGSLVRSIDRPLYPTPQIAKDLFRPSRTSPQMTRLAISNALGNRFAWEEVVYDLALPVLRSVRSVSPLQPLSLHLDETLSLASPIEPALVSGVVQIGLTDAHLKHELATMIRNIFLLTALIIAAGMLGAHLLTLRITKPLRQLADVARQVAEGQSPMPLAPSTRDEVGQLTSMFNLMTRSLEERRLSITGNLATIKHQVGQLTTLHEASAAIARTLDLNLLLNTVLQLLIENLGFTRMLLMLRNPERNTAYVAQVAGVPPDIAEAARELDLPIQSDGSLQADLLVDGTPLLILNLNDVTDRMHMPILELARRIGVNSFVAVPLQSHNQILGYLAADRGAQPCTDEDLHMLLTIARHVAAAIDNARAYSHLEELTQHLEERITDRTCELSKANERLQEQDRRRSLFLSVASHELRTPMTVIRSFADNMRDGIAGPVSDQQVTYLTRIEHNLNRLTRIINQLLDWSRLESQKEVLCLKPVCIETTALLVADSLRTVAAEKTIALDIVHSDGLPAVLGDPDKLEQILWNLIGNAIKFTPPGGRITVDFRAIPEGFIQTCVADNGCGIDQAHLEKLFQEFSKVPSALPAVQGAQLGLFITKSLVAMHRGRIWVESTLGAGTRLYFTMPIASSPEETRAKSGG